A genomic stretch from Natronomonas gomsonensis includes:
- a CDS encoding Rid family detoxifying hydrolase, translating into MGKETIHTDDAPPAAGAYSQATTDGDLVFTAGQIALTPDGESLEDEPVSVQTERALDNLEAVLEEAGSSLDNVLKTTVFLADIEDFEEMNETYASYFDDEPPARSAVQAGALPLGMAVEIEAVATRA; encoded by the coding sequence ATGGGCAAAGAGACGATTCACACCGACGACGCACCGCCCGCGGCAGGGGCCTACAGCCAGGCGACGACCGACGGCGACCTCGTGTTCACCGCCGGACAGATTGCGCTGACGCCCGACGGTGAGTCCCTTGAGGACGAACCGGTCTCCGTCCAGACCGAACGGGCACTGGACAACCTCGAAGCAGTTCTGGAGGAAGCCGGGTCGAGTCTCGATAACGTACTCAAGACGACCGTCTTCCTCGCCGACATCGAGGATTTCGAGGAGATGAACGAGACGTACGCGAGTTACTTCGACGACGAGCCGCCGGCGCGGTCGGCGGTGCAAGCCGGTGCGTTGCCGCTGGGCATGGCCGTCGAAATCGAGGCGGTCGCCACGCGAGCGTGA
- the lipA gene encoding lipoyl synthase, whose amino-acid sequence MSSRRRKPEWLKTRPPSGQRFAEIKATLRERNLHTVCEEANCPNLGDCWSGRNGPGTATFMLMGDRCSRGCNFCDVETGGMEPLDPEEPENVAEAVAEIGLDYVVLTSVDRDDLDDGGAAHFAETIREIKRRDPSILVETLIPDFGGDPEDVRRIIDAEPDVIAHNVETVERLQWPVRDRRAGYEQSLSVLQQVAAESDIYTKTSLMLGVGEYDHEVYQTLSDLRERDVDIVTFGQYLQPSRSHLEVFDYVHPDKFDVWKTVAEGEFGFLYCASGPMVRSSFKAGEFFVEALLREGKSVEEARRTATEAAD is encoded by the coding sequence ATGAGCAGTCGGCGCCGGAAGCCGGAGTGGCTGAAGACGCGTCCGCCGAGCGGCCAGCGGTTCGCCGAAATCAAGGCGACGCTCCGCGAGCGGAACCTCCACACCGTCTGTGAGGAGGCCAACTGTCCGAACCTCGGGGACTGCTGGAGCGGCCGCAACGGCCCCGGAACGGCGACGTTCATGCTGATGGGCGACCGCTGCTCTCGTGGCTGTAACTTCTGTGACGTGGAGACGGGCGGGATGGAACCGCTCGACCCCGAAGAACCCGAAAACGTCGCCGAGGCGGTCGCCGAAATCGGCCTCGACTACGTCGTTCTCACCTCGGTCGACCGCGACGACTTAGACGACGGTGGCGCCGCCCACTTCGCCGAGACCATTCGGGAGATAAAGCGGCGTGACCCCTCGATTCTCGTCGAGACGCTGATTCCGGACTTCGGGGGCGACCCCGAAGATGTCCGGCGAATCATCGACGCCGAACCCGATGTCATCGCCCACAACGTTGAGACGGTCGAACGGCTCCAGTGGCCCGTCCGGGACCGCCGGGCCGGCTACGAGCAGTCGCTTTCGGTGCTCCAGCAGGTGGCCGCGGAGTCCGACATCTACACGAAAACGAGCCTCATGCTCGGCGTCGGCGAGTACGACCACGAGGTGTATCAGACGCTCTCGGATTTGCGGGAACGGGACGTAGACATCGTCACCTTCGGCCAGTACCTCCAGCCCTCGCGGTCGCATCTGGAGGTGTTCGACTACGTCCACCCCGACAAGTTCGACGTCTGGAAGACCGTCGCCGAAGGGGAGTTCGGCTTCCTCTACTGTGCGTCGGGCCCGATGGTCCGGTCGTCGTTCAAGGCCGGCGAGTTCTTCGTCGAGGCGCTGTTGCGAGAGGGCAAAAGCGTCGAGGAGGCGCGCCGGACCGCCACCGAGGCGGCCGACTGA
- a CDS encoding RlmE family RNA methyltransferase, whose amino-acid sequence MTRKDDYYNRAKQEGYRSRAAYKLKQLNEEAGLISEGNTVVDLGAAPGGWLQVANELAGDSGTVVGVDLQRIKPIDGVETVRGDMTEDDTREEVVDMVREADQREASESGSGEERPASGEADAVVSDMAPNMTGEYSLDHARSVYLARMAFETSLELLAPGGDFVAKVFEGPDTDDLRADIDEEFEYVRTIHPKASRDSSSELFMVAKGRLTAPVREGDQLEVDIEDVGSEGDGIAKVEGYTLFVSGTEAGETVEVRVTDVKPRFGFAERVD is encoded by the coding sequence ATGACTCGCAAGGACGACTACTACAACAGGGCCAAACAGGAGGGGTATCGCTCCCGGGCGGCCTACAAACTCAAGCAACTGAACGAGGAGGCGGGCCTCATCAGCGAGGGCAACACCGTCGTCGACCTCGGTGCGGCGCCGGGCGGGTGGCTCCAGGTCGCCAACGAACTGGCCGGCGACTCGGGGACCGTCGTCGGCGTCGACCTCCAGCGCATCAAGCCAATCGACGGCGTCGAGACCGTCCGCGGCGACATGACCGAAGACGACACCCGGGAGGAGGTCGTCGATATGGTCCGCGAGGCCGACCAACGGGAGGCATCGGAAAGCGGGAGCGGGGAGGAACGACCCGCGAGCGGTGAGGCCGATGCCGTGGTTTCGGACATGGCGCCGAACATGACTGGCGAGTACTCGCTGGACCACGCGCGGTCGGTGTATCTCGCGCGGATGGCCTTCGAGACCAGCCTCGAACTGCTGGCACCGGGCGGGGACTTCGTCGCGAAAGTGTTCGAGGGACCGGACACCGACGACCTGCGGGCCGACATCGACGAGGAGTTCGAGTACGTCCGCACCATTCACCCGAAGGCCTCCCGGGATTCCTCTTCGGAGTTGTTCATGGTCGCGAAAGGCCGACTCACCGCGCCGGTTCGAGAGGGTGACCAACTCGAAGTCGACATCGAGGACGTCGGCAGCGAGGGCGACGGCATCGCGAAGGTCGAGGGGTACACGCTGTTCGTCTCCGGAACCGAGGCGGGCGAGACCGTCGAGGTGCGGGTGACCGACGTGAAGCCACGCTTCGGCTTCGCCGAACGGGTCGACTAA
- a CDS encoding DUF2270 domain-containing protein has protein sequence MSNTPGDFDPESHEEREIAGEAATDRSDFLSLMGHAYRGEMSRTTAWRTRIDRTTNWAVVLTATLLTWAFSAESRPHYILLIGIVMLTVFLGIETRRYRVYDIWRSRVRILEENVFANALDSDGVEQSNWRELLSDDLRAPAVKTPIIEAVSRRLRRVYFALISVLVVAWLVRLTVFATTSAGLIETATVGRVPGVVVLGGIAVYYACGIVLTLWPGRRKAKGELQSRPANEEWK, from the coding sequence ATGTCGAATACTCCGGGGGACTTCGACCCAGAGTCACACGAGGAACGCGAGATTGCTGGTGAGGCGGCAACTGACCGGTCTGATTTTCTATCACTCATGGGCCACGCCTACCGTGGTGAGATGAGCCGCACTACGGCGTGGCGCACACGAATCGACCGGACGACGAACTGGGCGGTCGTGTTGACAGCGACGTTGCTCACGTGGGCGTTTTCGGCGGAATCACGGCCACACTACATCCTCCTTATCGGTATCGTCATGCTGACGGTGTTTCTGGGAATCGAAACCCGTCGCTATCGCGTGTACGACATCTGGCGCTCTCGGGTGCGGATTCTCGAAGAGAACGTGTTCGCAAACGCACTCGACTCGGACGGCGTAGAGCAATCGAACTGGCGCGAACTTCTCAGCGACGATTTACGAGCGCCGGCGGTGAAAACGCCGATAATCGAGGCAGTATCCCGCCGACTTCGACGGGTGTATTTCGCGCTCATCTCGGTGCTGGTTGTCGCCTGGCTCGTTCGGTTGACCGTCTTCGCAACCACGTCGGCCGGACTTATCGAGACTGCGACCGTCGGCAGAGTGCCGGGAGTAGTCGTCCTCGGGGGTATCGCGGTGTACTACGCCTGTGGAATCGTACTGACGCTCTGGCCGGGAAGACGGAAGGCGAAGGGTGAGTTGCAGTCACGGCCTGCGAACGAAGAGTGGAAATAA
- the pheA gene encoding prephenate dehydratase, protein MKALTLGPEGTYSHRATQAVADEIDFVESVTGIVEGVASGEYERGVIPIENSIEGSVTESLDALADRNVAVVREIVTPIQHALLAQAGEFDIVASHPQALAQCREYLNEEYPSAKTEAVASTARGVERAREDASVAAIGHPATAGDDLQVLARDIQDSTSNATRFVVLAPETERVDAGGKSSVIVYPNTNHPGLLLEMLEPFADRDINLSRVESRPSGERLGDYMFHFDFAAGLYEERAQEAIEELRDIASNGWVRVLGSYDTEHVL, encoded by the coding sequence ATGAAAGCCCTCACGCTCGGTCCAGAAGGGACGTACTCACATCGCGCGACGCAGGCGGTCGCCGACGAAATCGACTTCGTGGAATCGGTGACCGGCATCGTCGAGGGCGTCGCCAGCGGCGAGTACGAACGCGGCGTCATCCCAATCGAGAACAGCATCGAAGGGTCGGTCACCGAGTCGCTGGACGCACTCGCCGACCGCAACGTCGCCGTGGTCCGCGAAATCGTCACGCCCATCCAACACGCCCTGTTGGCACAGGCCGGCGAGTTCGACATCGTCGCGAGCCACCCCCAGGCGCTGGCGCAGTGTCGGGAGTACCTCAACGAGGAGTATCCGAGCGCGAAAACCGAGGCCGTCGCATCGACAGCCCGAGGTGTCGAACGAGCCCGGGAGGACGCCTCCGTCGCCGCCATCGGCCACCCCGCCACCGCCGGCGACGACCTGCAGGTGTTGGCCCGCGACATTCAGGACAGCACCTCCAACGCCACCCGGTTCGTCGTCCTCGCTCCGGAGACCGAACGCGTCGACGCCGGGGGCAAAAGCTCCGTCATCGTCTACCCGAACACGAACCATCCGGGACTGCTCTTGGAGATGCTCGAACCGTTCGCCGACCGCGATATCAACCTCTCGCGCGTCGAATCCCGCCCGAGCGGCGAACGCCTCGGCGACTACATGTTCCACTTCGACTTCGCCGCTGGTCTCTACGAGGAGCGGGCACAGGAGGCCATCGAGGAACTCCGCGATATCGCATCGAACGGCTGGGTTCGCGTTCTCGGCTCCTACGACACCGAGCACGTGTTATAA
- the thsB gene encoding thermosome subunit beta — translation MSQQQRMGGQPMIILGEDSQRMKDRDAQSHNISAARAVAEAVRSTLGPKGMDKMLVSSMGDITVTNDGVTILEEMDIDNPTASMIVEVAETQEDEAGDGTTTAVSIAGELLKNAEDLLEQDIHPTAIIKGFHLASEQARAEIDNVARQVDPEDTELIKKVAETSMTGKGAELNKDVLAQLVVDAVQAVTVEADDGETIVDLEYVNIETQTGRSASESELLEGAVIDKDPAHADMPTQFDDADVLLINEPIEVEETDADASVQLDSPDQLQQFLDQEEEQLREKVDKIADSGADVVFCQKGIDDLAEHFLAKEGILATSRVKKTDLGFLREVTEANIVSDLDTLTAEDLGSASVEFDEADELFYVEGTGDESHGVTLLLRGSTEHVVDELERGIGDALDVVSQTVSDGRVLAGGGAVEVEVARRVRDYADSVSGREQLAVEAFADALELVPRVLAENAGLDSIDTLVDLRSAHESGDETAGLNVFTGDVVDTYDAGVVEPAHAKQQALSSATEAANLVLKIDDIIAAGDLSTEGEEEEGGPGGAPGGMGGMGGGMGGMM, via the coding sequence ATGAGCCAACAGCAGCGAATGGGAGGTCAGCCGATGATTATTCTCGGCGAGGATTCCCAGCGGATGAAGGACCGCGACGCCCAGAGCCACAACATCTCGGCGGCGCGTGCGGTCGCAGAGGCCGTACGCTCGACACTCGGCCCGAAAGGGATGGACAAGATGCTCGTCTCCTCGATGGGTGACATCACCGTCACGAACGACGGCGTCACCATCCTCGAAGAGATGGACATCGACAACCCGACGGCCTCGATGATCGTCGAGGTCGCCGAGACACAGGAAGACGAGGCGGGCGACGGTACGACCACCGCCGTCTCCATCGCCGGCGAACTCCTGAAGAACGCCGAGGACCTCCTTGAGCAGGACATCCACCCGACGGCCATCATCAAGGGCTTCCACCTCGCCAGCGAGCAGGCCCGCGCCGAAATCGACAACGTGGCCCGTCAGGTCGACCCCGAGGACACCGAACTCATCAAGAAAGTCGCCGAGACATCGATGACCGGCAAGGGCGCCGAACTCAACAAGGACGTTCTCGCCCAACTCGTCGTCGACGCCGTCCAGGCCGTCACCGTCGAGGCCGACGACGGCGAGACCATCGTCGACCTCGAGTACGTCAACATCGAGACCCAGACCGGGCGCTCGGCCAGCGAGAGCGAACTGCTCGAAGGCGCGGTCATCGACAAGGACCCGGCCCACGCCGACATGCCGACGCAGTTCGACGACGCCGACGTGCTCCTCATCAACGAACCCATCGAGGTCGAGGAGACCGACGCCGACGCCAGCGTCCAACTCGACAGCCCCGACCAGCTCCAGCAGTTCCTCGACCAGGAGGAAGAACAGCTCCGGGAGAAGGTCGACAAAATCGCCGACTCCGGCGCCGACGTCGTCTTCTGTCAGAAAGGCATCGACGACCTCGCAGAGCACTTCCTCGCCAAGGAGGGCATCCTCGCGACCTCCCGCGTCAAGAAGACCGACCTCGGCTTCCTGCGTGAGGTGACCGAGGCGAACATCGTCTCGGACCTCGATACGCTCACCGCCGAGGACCTCGGCTCCGCCTCCGTCGAGTTCGACGAGGCCGACGAACTGTTCTACGTCGAAGGCACCGGCGACGAGAGCCACGGCGTGACGCTGTTGCTCCGCGGCTCGACCGAACACGTCGTCGATGAACTCGAACGCGGTATCGGCGACGCCCTCGACGTGGTCTCTCAGACCGTCTCCGACGGCCGCGTGCTGGCCGGCGGTGGCGCCGTCGAGGTCGAAGTCGCCCGCCGCGTCCGTGATTACGCCGACAGCGTCTCCGGCCGCGAACAGTTGGCCGTCGAGGCCTTCGCCGACGCGCTCGAACTCGTCCCGCGCGTGCTGGCCGAAAACGCCGGTCTCGACTCTATCGACACGCTCGTCGACCTGCGTTCGGCCCACGAGAGCGGCGACGAAACCGCCGGCCTCAACGTGTTCACCGGCGACGTGGTCGACACCTACGACGCCGGCGTCGTCGAACCGGCCCACGCGAAACAGCAAGCACTCTCGTCGGCCACCGAGGCCGCGAACCTCGTGCTCAAGATTGACGACATCATCGCTGCCGGCGACCTCTCCACGGAAGGTGAAGAGGAAGAAGGCGGCCCGGGCGGCGCCCCCGGCGGCATGGGCGGCATGGGTGGCGGCATGGGCGGCATGATGTAA
- a CDS encoding MATE family efflux transporter, with the protein MGGLGVSSDDITGGPIAPTLLALALPLLAQNLVHVLNQLVDTFWLGRVGENAVAAVGLNFPLIATMFGVTATAAVGTQILVAQRVGSADETGARRLVFNGAVLSFVLGGALLGVVFVFGASLVRLLGAGPVVAPLSVAYLLVFTAFFPLAATSDAIERGFVGWGDTRATLYINLVMVGTNVVLDPLLILGYGWIPALGVEGAALATGIGYTVGLLAALALVAGRRDSLSLSVADARFSVADLRELADIGAPVSGQRLAGQSARVAIVAVVATVGGAAGLAAYTVGARVATVAFVPASGFGGATQSMVGQNVGDDRPDRAHGTVRTGVAIAAGTLGVVGLLQWLSPGFLATLFVPTLSPAGFDRTVDYLAILAYGYPAMGASAVLLAAFNGASRTRTSFVVDLLKYWGVRIPAAIAALPAASVVVGGVAVGGLDWGIYAVFWAVTVSNILAAVGLGGYYLWKREPMFTNAASEAADGAVGDDD; encoded by the coding sequence ATGGGGGGATTGGGCGTTTCAAGCGACGACATCACCGGTGGGCCGATTGCACCGACGCTTCTCGCGTTGGCGCTGCCGCTTTTGGCACAGAACCTCGTTCACGTCCTCAACCAGTTGGTGGATACGTTCTGGCTCGGACGCGTCGGCGAGAACGCGGTCGCCGCCGTCGGCCTGAACTTCCCGCTCATCGCGACCATGTTCGGCGTCACCGCGACGGCCGCCGTCGGGACACAGATTCTGGTCGCTCAGCGTGTCGGATCGGCCGACGAGACTGGCGCCCGCCGCCTCGTGTTCAACGGCGCCGTTCTGTCGTTCGTCCTCGGTGGCGCGTTGCTCGGCGTCGTCTTCGTCTTCGGCGCGTCGCTCGTCCGTCTGCTCGGTGCTGGCCCGGTCGTCGCCCCGCTTTCGGTCGCGTACCTCCTCGTGTTCACGGCGTTCTTCCCGCTGGCGGCCACCAGCGACGCCATCGAGCGCGGCTTCGTCGGATGGGGCGACACCCGCGCGACGCTGTACATCAACCTCGTGATGGTCGGGACGAACGTCGTCCTCGACCCGCTTTTGATTCTCGGCTACGGGTGGATTCCCGCGCTGGGCGTCGAGGGTGCGGCGCTCGCGACCGGCATCGGCTATACGGTCGGCCTCCTCGCTGCGCTCGCGCTTGTGGCCGGCCGCCGCGACAGTCTCTCGCTGTCCGTGGCTGACGCCCGCTTTTCGGTGGCCGACCTCCGGGAGTTGGCGGATATCGGAGCGCCCGTTTCGGGCCAACGACTCGCGGGTCAATCCGCTCGCGTCGCTATCGTCGCCGTCGTCGCGACGGTCGGCGGCGCCGCGGGACTGGCCGCCTACACGGTCGGTGCGCGCGTGGCGACGGTGGCGTTCGTTCCCGCCTCCGGGTTCGGCGGCGCGACCCAGTCGATGGTCGGCCAGAACGTCGGCGACGACCGACCCGACCGGGCCCACGGCACGGTCCGAACCGGGGTCGCCATCGCCGCCGGAACGCTCGGTGTCGTCGGTCTCCTCCAGTGGCTCTCCCCCGGCTTTCTCGCGACCCTTTTCGTGCCGACGCTCAGTCCCGCCGGTTTCGACCGCACCGTCGACTACCTCGCCATCCTCGCCTACGGCTACCCCGCGATGGGCGCTTCGGCGGTGCTGTTGGCGGCGTTCAACGGGGCCTCCCGGACCCGGACGAGTTTCGTCGTCGACCTCCTGAAGTACTGGGGCGTCCGCATCCCGGCGGCAATCGCCGCGTTGCCCGCCGCCTCGGTCGTCGTCGGTGGCGTCGCGGTTGGCGGACTCGACTGGGGCATCTACGCCGTCTTCTGGGCAGTGACGGTCTCGAACATCCTCGCGGCGGTCGGCCTCGGTGGGTACTACCTCTGGAAACGGGAACCGATGTTCACGAACGCCGCCTCGGAGGCGGCCGACGGAGCAGTCGGTGACGACGACTGA
- the lpdA gene encoding dihydrolipoyl dehydrogenase — MVVGDIATGTEVLVIGGGPGGYVAAIRAGQLGLDVTLVEKDAYGGTCLNTGCIPSKALVHATDVAHEARGAEHMGVYADPAVDLQGMVDWKDGVVDQLTSGVEKLCKANGVNLVPGRAEFVSDDTVRVAHGGEGQGSESIEFEHAIVATGSRPIQLPGFEFDDDRILDSSGLLSLTELPDSLLVVGGGYIGMELSTVLAKLGCEVTVVEMLDDILPGYEDDVTRVVRERAEELGIQFHFGEAAQQWEDTGTDAFVTTEDEDGETHEYTAEKVLVAVGRQPVTDTVGLDAIGLETAEDGTIETDDQARSSVENVFAVGDVAGEPMLAHKAYKEGHVAAEVIAGEPAALDYQAVPAAVFTDPEIGTVGMTEADAADAGFDPVVGEMPLRASGRALTLDESDGFVRIIADAETEFVLGAQIVAPEASELIAEVGLAIEMGAQLEDIAATIHTHPTLSEAVAEAAANARGEATHTLNR; from the coding sequence ATGGTCGTAGGAGACATCGCAACCGGAACGGAGGTACTGGTCATCGGCGGCGGCCCGGGCGGCTACGTCGCCGCGATTCGCGCCGGGCAACTCGGGTTGGACGTGACGCTCGTTGAGAAGGACGCCTACGGCGGCACCTGTCTCAACACGGGCTGTATCCCATCGAAGGCGCTCGTCCACGCGACCGATGTCGCCCACGAGGCACGTGGCGCCGAACACATGGGCGTCTACGCCGACCCGGCGGTCGACCTCCAGGGGATGGTCGACTGGAAGGACGGCGTCGTCGACCAACTCACGAGCGGCGTCGAGAAACTGTGCAAGGCAAACGGAGTCAACCTCGTCCCCGGCCGCGCGGAGTTCGTCAGCGACGACACGGTCCGCGTCGCCCACGGCGGCGAGGGGCAGGGCAGCGAATCTATCGAGTTCGAACACGCCATCGTCGCGACGGGGAGCCGTCCCATCCAGTTGCCGGGCTTCGAGTTCGACGACGACCGCATCCTCGACTCCAGCGGCTTGTTGTCGCTGACCGAACTCCCGGATTCCCTGCTCGTCGTCGGCGGCGGCTACATCGGCATGGAACTGTCGACGGTGCTGGCGAAACTCGGCTGTGAGGTGACCGTCGTCGAGATGCTCGACGACATCCTGCCGGGCTACGAGGACGACGTGACCCGCGTCGTCCGCGAGCGTGCCGAGGAGTTGGGCATACAGTTCCACTTCGGCGAGGCCGCCCAACAGTGGGAGGACACTGGCACCGATGCTTTCGTCACGACCGAGGACGAGGACGGCGAGACCCACGAGTACACCGCCGAGAAGGTGCTCGTCGCCGTCGGCCGCCAGCCCGTCACCGACACCGTCGGACTCGACGCCATCGGGCTCGAAACCGCCGAGGACGGCACCATCGAGACCGACGACCAGGCCCGAAGCAGCGTCGAGAACGTCTTCGCCGTCGGCGACGTGGCCGGCGAGCCGATGTTGGCCCACAAGGCGTACAAGGAGGGTCACGTCGCCGCCGAGGTCATCGCCGGCGAACCCGCGGCCCTGGATTATCAGGCTGTCCCGGCAGCGGTCTTCACCGACCCCGAAATCGGCACCGTCGGCATGACCGAAGCCGACGCCGCCGACGCCGGTTTCGACCCCGTCGTCGGCGAGATGCCGCTTCGGGCCTCCGGACGCGCGCTCACGCTCGACGAATCAGATGGGTTCGTCCGAATCATCGCCGACGCCGAAACCGAGTTCGTCCTCGGTGCCCAAATCGTCGCCCCCGAGGCCTCGGAACTCATCGCCGAGGTCGGCCTCGCCATCGAGATGGGCGCCCAACTCGAAGACATCGCTGCGACCATCCACACCCACCCGACGCTGTCGGAAGCCGTCGCCGAGGCCGCCGCCAACGCCCGCGGCGAAGCGACACACACGCTGAATCGGTAG
- a CDS encoding DEAD/DEAH box helicase, producing the protein MSTSAGVADIVPEFADAFPFESFNRMQREALPAVLDSGENVVVSAPTASGKTALAELAICRTLRNDGTALFLAPLRALTNEKEDEWERFESLGYSVYVVTGERDLNPRRAERADILVMTPEKADSATRKHDSPRYSFITDVDCVVIDEVHLLDSDRRGAVLEVTISRLRRLCGPRIVALSATMQNVEDVADWLDAPDDCTFQFGDDYRPVPLSASVETYAHGDNAFADKYRRLYRALDLAQPHIEDGGQALVFVASRQDTVRAAEKARDVIAERDVEIGARGDYDFHTDAEELNNDTLRQSVIDGVGFHHAGLSKEDKDRVEAWFKEGKIQLLFSTSTLAWGVNLPARCVVIRDTKLHDPLEGEVDMSPLDILQMLGRAGRPGYDDAGYAYVVCDGSDAEKYRQLLLDGKPIESRLAGELDSHLNAEIALGVVDDIEDVMEWLETTFYYTRAKSAPEQYDAGESLRDRVSATLERLVSGGFVDQSGLDIEPTALGKLTSQFYLRLDTAEGFHRLCERAAADDTPDIDESAVLRTVADAGEFDSVSARRDEREAFKAVLDGEGDDLDAGNRKVLAILRSGMSGTTPGELKSDAWVIRQNATRMLAALRAFCERFAAPRDANLVCRIEARLEHGISAEAVGLTAIEGVGKGRAQKLAREGLETPADVRQAGVSGLVDAGLSEGLAERVLEQAESLPDLSFEWSGVPDSIPAGENMMAELTVENGGDGAPAGVRVTVNGVGMSETTRYLGETTVPVGVFGGDAEELTYEVEVAFSELPLVPVTDSRTVRVE; encoded by the coding sequence GTGTCTACCTCCGCCGGTGTCGCGGATATCGTCCCCGAATTCGCCGATGCGTTCCCCTTCGAGTCCTTCAACCGGATGCAGCGGGAGGCGCTGCCCGCAGTCCTCGATTCGGGGGAGAACGTCGTGGTGAGCGCGCCAACCGCCAGCGGCAAGACCGCACTCGCGGAGTTGGCCATCTGCCGGACGCTCCGCAACGACGGGACCGCGCTGTTTCTCGCGCCGCTGCGTGCGCTGACAAACGAGAAGGAAGACGAGTGGGAACGCTTCGAGTCGCTGGGGTATTCGGTGTACGTCGTCACCGGCGAGCGCGACCTCAATCCGCGCCGCGCAGAGCGCGCCGACATCCTCGTGATGACGCCGGAGAAGGCCGATTCGGCGACGCGGAAACACGACTCGCCTCGCTATTCGTTCATCACCGACGTTGACTGTGTCGTCATCGACGAGGTACATCTGCTGGATTCCGACCGCCGTGGGGCGGTGCTGGAAGTGACTATCTCGCGGTTGCGTCGGCTCTGTGGCCCGCGTATCGTCGCGCTGTCGGCGACCATGCAGAACGTCGAGGACGTGGCCGACTGGCTGGATGCGCCCGACGACTGTACCTTCCAGTTCGGCGACGACTACCGACCGGTACCGCTGTCGGCGAGCGTCGAGACGTACGCCCACGGCGACAACGCCTTCGCCGACAAGTACCGCCGACTGTACCGGGCGCTGGACCTCGCCCAACCCCACATCGAGGACGGGGGACAGGCGCTCGTCTTCGTCGCCTCCAGACAGGACACGGTTCGGGCCGCCGAGAAGGCCCGCGACGTAATCGCCGAACGCGATGTCGAAATCGGCGCCCGCGGCGACTACGATTTCCACACCGACGCCGAGGAACTGAACAACGACACCCTCCGGCAGTCGGTCATCGACGGGGTGGGATTCCACCACGCCGGCCTCTCGAAGGAGGACAAAGACCGCGTCGAGGCGTGGTTCAAGGAGGGGAAGATTCAACTGCTGTTTTCGACCTCGACGCTGGCGTGGGGGGTGAACCTCCCGGCGCGGTGTGTCGTCATCCGCGACACCAAACTCCACGACCCCCTGGAGGGCGAAGTCGACATGAGCCCGCTGGACATCCTCCAGATGCTTGGGCGGGCGGGGCGGCCGGGCTACGACGACGCCGGCTATGCCTACGTCGTCTGCGACGGGAGCGACGCCGAGAAGTACCGCCAACTGCTCCTCGATGGCAAACCAATCGAATCGCGGCTGGCGGGGGAACTCGACTCGCATCTCAACGCCGAAATCGCACTGGGCGTCGTCGACGACATCGAGGACGTGATGGAGTGGCTGGAGACGACGTTCTACTACACCCGTGCGAAGAGCGCTCCGGAACAGTACGATGCGGGCGAGTCGTTGCGGGACCGCGTTTCGGCGACCCTGGAGCGGTTGGTTTCGGGCGGGTTCGTCGACCAGTCGGGACTCGACATCGAACCGACTGCCCTCGGCAAACTCACCTCGCAGTTCTACCTGCGACTCGACACCGCCGAGGGGTTCCACCGGTTGTGCGAGCGTGCTGCCGCCGACGATACGCCCGACATCGACGAGTCGGCCGTCCTGCGGACGGTCGCCGACGCCGGGGAGTTCGACAGCGTCTCCGCCCGCCGAGACGAGCGAGAGGCGTTCAAGGCCGTCCTCGACGGCGAGGGCGACGACCTCGATGCGGGCAACCGGAAGGTGCTCGCCATCCTTCGGTCGGGTATGTCGGGGACGACGCCCGGCGAACTCAAAAGCGACGCGTGGGTCATCAGACAGAACGCCACACGGATGCTCGCGGCGCTGCGGGCGTTCTGTGAGCGATTTGCCGCGCCGCGGGACGCCAATCTCGTTTGCCGCATCGAAGCCCGTCTCGAACACGGCATCAGCGCCGAGGCCGTCGGCCTCACCGCCATCGAGGGCGTCGGCAAGGGTCGTGCCCAGAAACTCGCCCGCGAGGGGCTGGAGACACCCGCCGACGTACGCCAAGCGGGCGTCAGCGGGCTAGTCGACGCCGGTCTCTCGGAGGGACTGGCAGAGCGCGTCCTCGAACAGGCCGAGTCGCTCCCCGACCTCTCCTTCGAGTGGAGCGGCGTCCCCGACTCCATCCCCGCCGGCGAGAACATGATGGCCGAACTCACGGTCGAAAACGGCGGTGACGGCGCGCCCGCGGGCGTCCGCGTGACAGTCAACGGCGTCGGGATGTCGGAGACGACGCGGTATCTGGGCGAGACGACCGTTCCCGTCGGTGTCTTCGGCGGCGACGCCGAGGAACTGACCTACGAGGTCGAGGTCGCATTCTCGGAACTGCCGCTCGTACCCGTCACCGACAGCCGAACGGTTCGGGTGGAGTAG